aatttgttaaaggtataccagtttagggtttttggtggtcaaaaaaataatttggggtaaatttgtcacaagtgtatcaatttagggtttttttagggtattaatcctttttttttaaatgaaaacattcaaaagaaaagaaaagatttaatCTTGTCGGGCCGACAAGGCTATATATTTTTTATGTGGGCTTGTGTTGGCATTGTAGGCCAGATGGATCTAAACTAtttgaagaaggagaaaggcAATGCTTTCACATTAATTAACACTGTGAAGTCTAAATCATCACGAcaatgacgatgatgatgacgaaAAGGAAGGGGATGATGGGGACGACGACTACGACCCCGCATCATCTCTCGAGTGGAGCATGAATCGAAATCCCACATGTAAAAAGCTTTCTATATCGGAAAGTGGATGAAGGCCCACGGCCACGATACAGTTCCATGAGAACCTGAATCTGACCCTTGTAACATCTGTGACCCTAATGGCCTGAATGGGAGATATTTTGCGGCCCTTACCCTTAGCCCCTAAAATTCAATGGCCTGTGAGAATGCAAGGGGCGTTTATCTCTAGGGTCAAGAGACTGTACGCATAGATTTTTGCGGCCCTTAGGCCCTAAAAATCATTGCCTCGTGAGAATGCAAGGGGCGTTTATCTCTAGGGTCAAGAGACTGTACACATAGAttatatgtaaatatatagAATTAGCTTTATCACACGCATGCGCCGATTGAAAGTGAATGGAAGCACCGACAtaaacaacaaacaaaaatgGATGACGAGAGAATTGCACTATGTACTTTCCTGCCCCCTCTTACATCGTACTATTATTAACATCCTAAATATTTGTTGaaggtgcatttggtaactattaTGTTCTTGGAGGCAATTTCCActtgaaaatagatttttttttctaattattttctcTAGATGAATTTTGAGAATTCGAAAGCGCTTTGTTAACTACAcaaaaatttattcttaaaataaaaatgtgtttaatgcaactttcaaattttctcttgacttaaaatttcttctaatttttaataattttattatatttttctctttgtttcttctttttcttttcctttttcctttcctttttcttcttctttccctaaCTACTCATCATCCTTGGCCATGGCTAATGACTAGCTAGACTAGAGTCGACCCCGGGTTGGACAacgtcgagcctcaccggcgaGGACAAGCTTGGGCGACGGTTTGGCTAGTCATTGACCATTGCTATGGCATGCGACCGATtataggaagaaagagaagaggaagaaaaaagaaaagaaaagggaaagaaaaaaagaagaaaagaaaatggtatgggtttgattttgaattattctcgagaataaataaacaacttttaACTTCATGattatattcaaaatttatttttgaaaataaaaaattctttttgttctagaaaacaaaagaatataaatatttaCTATTTTACAAGTTACCAAACATCAAAGTTTTCACTAGCATCAAAGTTACCATTATGACTCTATTTATTTTGTCCAAAATGAataatctgaaaaatatattgtttaaaaataattacatatagtacttgattaattattttaagtgatataatcgATCTTTTATGAAAACTGTTTttcaattgtttatttcttatAAGTGGaacatcgttttttttttttttttttttgatgtagAACAAAGAAGAATTTCACCACCGCTAATTAATGGATGTCTCGACTCCTATCACCTTCTACATAAGGAGAAGTCCAAATTCCTTTCCACCGCCATCAAAGTTGACGCTGGACATGTGGAATATTCATAGTGGAATACACTTAAtaatttcttgttcttttttaatgtttaaaggtgaataaataatttatgtgtCCATTGCatctagggaaaattatccaaaaaaattaaacctattatcttttaccaatttaattataaacctttaaattataccaattaagttataaattttttcgcGTTGTGTTAATCAAGTCCATTTGActaattttagttggaaatcaTTAATGTGAACACTGGCCATCTTTCATAGCATGAGCAGCTGATGtggtcaaattttttaaatattttttgaattttatatcaattttatttattcttttctttttcctttgtttttctttctcattttttccttcttctttttttttttttttttgtttcattggGGCATCAAATGTTAGCCACTAGCAAAGATCATTAGAATGTGGGGAATCATCGGAAAGGGTGACCACTTAAAACCCTCACTTGGGCGCCTAAGTGAGTAGTACCATCGAAAGCCAACACGACCAgaggataaaggaaaaataaaaagaaagattagaaaaaaaaaaaaaaaaattcaataaagatataaaattagaatatttttaaaaattgtctatgttagcACTAGTTGTGCTATGTAAAATGATCGATGCTCGTATCAACgatttccgaccaaaattagccagattaactcaattggcataatgtaaaaaggtttagaattcaattggtgcaattaaaatatttataattgaattggtaagaaggcaataagtttagaacttgtTTAGAACTTTTACAATTCTCTAGTAACATCTATAATGTCCAGAGAAGTAAACTAAGTAGACATAGTTTACATCGTTGGCTCATCATTTTCACACACTTTAGGCGGATTAACATCAATTCCACATCCCTAGCCATCAATAAATGCCCTCGAGAATCTTGAAATTCCATGTCTATTATAGTAAAAGGGTGGTGAATAGGAATTGTCCAACATTGCCtctttagcatttttttttttaatttccttataAAATTTCCCTGAATTTTTAGGTGGTTGATaatgtcaaaagaaaataaagaagaagaagaggaagaagaaagaattatgAATTGGTTCTTAATGCTTGATTACTTTTCATTTAATCTGCAAATTctctattattaaaaagaataaaatgcaTTTGAATAGTAAAAAGATGAGCATAAATTGGCAATCGCTAGCCATCTTATATAGCATGCTTAAGTGGATATTTCTGAATTGCTCCATCAATGATTTCTTATGACAATTAGCTAGATTgactaaatttgaattttcataatcAAGTTTaagactacattggcaaatttgagaggtttagaactgaattaacattcatataatatatttataattgaattggtaatttttccatttctacAACTATCAAAGTATATATTGCTATCTTCCgcaaaaattgttcaagtttttaattaaCCCATTTACCCCCTCCCGCCTAGATCATATTGTTACTCCTAACAAATCAAAGTAAATTTAAGTTCTAATGAAAATTAGTGAAGGAATGCGATATTATAGACTGagggaagttttttttttttttcgaatattTATCAAGTGTATACCTAATTTATGATGTCATTAAAGTATATGtcatagatttttatttgacatGAACGGACGCTTTTGCTTTTGAAGGTACATTTTGTTCCTCCCTCTTATCTATCATAGATTTTAAACCACggtctttttgttgaaatgaaaagaagtaCCATCCCATTTTAGAAGGCatcaaattcttgattttttaccAACTAGAAAGTTGATAGCCTATGGTAGCGACCTGAACCAGCAGAAAGACATATGCCAAGGGTTGGATTctcacttcaatttttttttttttatttttttggttaggTAGATAGCTAGATAGAGTTGTATTTACAGAAATAGGTAGATGTCTAAGCTTTATTTGGCCCATGTCTTGAGTGTGGCAACTCTTCACACCAACCAATTGGTTGGTTGCATGGGGACATCTTATAAGCTTGCATAAAAGTTATTTAGGCTAAAGGAAAGTTCGCCTAGACTACGGTATTCAGGCAATGCATAAGAAAttagaaatcattttgaaaaaccaaaaaatagtcctattttcccttttgttgcACTTGTGCTTTTCTAATTTGGCTTGAACTTAAGTGCtcatcctttatttttatttttatttttcattttttccttgttttgtgtttttgtttggGCCAAAGCAAGTTGATCTCACGTTTTTTCAAGTGAAGTCCCTATCCCATCATCAACTTGATTAACCCTTTCTGTCGAGTAACCATTCCTCAAAAGAATCCACTACAAACAAATAATTGCAATTAAAAACGAGATTCAGTTCGAGCACTAAGAAGCGGATTGAATTGGACTAGTTCTAACCTCCCCAGGTCAGAgtcaagttaaaaaaaataaaaggtgtCATAATTACTCATTACTAAAATGCCCATTGTTGTTTTTTGCTCAAAacctagcaaaaaaaaaaaatccgtgcCCATTGTTGATCGGAATGTTGGGGTTGACGACAACAAAAGCTTTAAGGACATGTGGCCTTTTCTTCTTATAGATAGTATCTAAAGAAATCATCTAGACCTACATGACAGATCGAGGGTAACGAGAGGTCAccgaagaaaataagaaaaattatattaatggtccataaattttaactcaatatacaatatgattcttaaaattttaatttattcaaaatagTTCTTGAATTTAGTTCAATGATGCAGTATCATCCctaaatttgttatttattcaatgtgatctccaaccttttggtacatattcaatttaattcatgaACTAGATAATCTAGGGACTAGATTAAATCTAGGGATATAATATTCTATGaactagattgaatatttactaaaagtttatgatttacattgataaattaaaagttcatggacaacATTGTACATTAAGTTAAAATTCACAAATCACGTTAAACAGAGTAAAAGTCCATAGATCATATTACAAATTAAGATAAAGTTCAAAGATCATTTGTGTGatttcccaagaaaatattaaattgccAAAGCTAAACACAGAGGCTCAAAGCACACCAATCCAAGAGGAATCCAACCCTAGTGGATTATGGAATCATGTTtatatttcacttttcttttggtCGTCTTAGGTAGTGCTAGTCGCACTTATTTTATACTCAGACGCCAAAGTGAGGATTTGCTAGCTGCTACTAATCACACTACCGATTTCTCTCCCCTAGAACAGGAAAGGAACGGGAGTGTGTGCATAGccaaattctagaaattgtAGATGTACATGAACACATCCTCACACACACCTGCAAAGAGACTAAATAAATGGAAGTGCCTCACTGACTTGACTCCACTATCCTTCATGTCCACTGTGTGATGGTCTTTTTCTGCCAACTCTCAAGCCAGCAACATGCAGAAAGCTTAATCTTGGTGTCGTTTTACTTTAGGAACGATTATGCAtacaaaaaaaaaccctcatGATGAAAggatattttgcaaagtaaataGCAATTAAAGCTTCATTAGTTCAAAGTTTTGTCCCTTCCATCGAAATCCTGGGTCGGTCGGTAAAGCCCTTGTCCTTGTAGAGGGAGAGAGGACCTAGATCTATATGAGTGGGTGACCTCACTAGAAATGATGCTTACACACACCTGCTTACACACACCCCCACCAAGAAGCGCCAACTTATATAGCCATTAGGGCATTGGGCATGAATGCTCAACGACACAAAGCAACCCCAGAAGAAACACAATatctcgctctccctctctccctcataGACCCACAAGAACAGTGATATGATGTGGAGGAAGTGGAAGGAGCAGAACGATGGGATGATCGGTGGTGTTGGAGTTAGTGAATGCCTGTTACTGTTGTGGGCAGCCTTGCTTGCTCTCTCTCTAATATCGGCCATTCTCTTGTCTTGTGCAGAGGGTGCGTCTCCCTCCTCCAAGACCAGAGCAGCTTCGGCTGACGACTCTGGCTTCTATGGTGCTGGATGTGCCGCTGGTTGCGGTGCTGCCTGTGGCGGCGCTTGTGGTGCTTGATGTTGCTGTAGGTGGTTTCTACTTCTCACTGACTTCTCATGAATCTGAGATGTGGCAAGAACCTACACCATTCTATTTTCACATCAGAGAAAATCCAAGAGTTAAACTAGATCCACTTTATCAATTGTAATATTGATGAGCTGCTATTTGAAATATGGCTACCGTGGCCAGAGAAAGAGGCAGCTTTGCATATGATTAAGTTTAACTAGTTGCGTCAatttttcttcatgattttcttcTCGTCTACTTTTTGCACCTCTAAGCTTGCTGAAGTTTTCCAAGAAAGCTCCTGTAAGGGTATTCAGATGTTATTGTCCAACCAGCGTGTTTGTGGctataatttccttttgttgaGCCAAAATCTGCATGTTTGACTATAAAGAATCTACTAGTGTGGTTGGCATGCTATTAATTCGACATTATGTCAAAATTATAGcacaaaatcaaattcaaacacACGATGTGCAACCCTAAAAATATTCTCATTAGTATTAATGTTTTCTTCCGAGTCATGAGATTAATCAAGTATTTCATGGACTGCGATTTTTAAACTCAAATCGATTAAATAATATGATAGTGATGCAGATGATACCGACGATATCTCACCATTAGATGGTAGACTCTTACTTGAAGAGAATGGGCCATGAGAACCTCCTTAAAGGACTCCCCACATCCATTTTTGGCAAAGAAAACGCCGAGAATGATTTCATAATCCAACGGATACATGTTGTGTGCTAAAGAAGCAATGAATAACTTTTTGATGGCGAAAAACCACGGTAGTTATTACAAGAGTGAGTCTACGGAGAATACCATGTCTATGTAGATCAGTACCATCATAACCACTAATCACGTGAGATTAATTGCCTAGCATGCACCATAATATTCGTAGACTGAGACTCTGCAGtacttttcccaaaaatcatATAGGTGGCAGGTGTTGCTCAGTAAGTGGCCTTGATTATGCATAAAACAAagcaacataacactttcattaCTTAGGTTTAATTGCTCCCCTGTGCTGTTACTGATGAACCGGGGACTAAAAGGAAACCAAGAACAGTCCACCCAAAGCAATATCAAGACATCAGCAGATTCTTCAAAATCCATGACAGTAGAACAAAGACCCATGATCCAGCAAGAAGGATTccgagttaaaaaaaaagtgaatcaGACAGACTACAAATTTCTCCGGAAAAGATGATTAGAAACAAGACCAGTGCACCGACCAGAATGTTTTTTCCTATCTCACATAACAAGAGATGGTTGATCATTAGTCCATAGACTCCCGAGCGAACTAAGGAACTATAGCCTTGTGTGTGTAGCAAAGAAGAATAATACTGGGTAACAGACATGATCTAAATGCAAGAAATGTCATCCTACTCCAAAACAAACTTATTCCAAATTGATCATTATCAAGACAGTCTACACAACTGATTCTGTCCTTACAAACTTGCAAAGCAATCAGACCGTCTCCACAATTTAAATTGCTTGCTATCAGAATCAGTATCTGAGAATGTAGAATAAGCTGCATAAACTTTCTTCTTTGCCCCGCAACACATCTGCTGCCTCACTTTCTTCAAAGCATACAGGCCAACCCTGCAAGGTGCCCTGATAGTGCGCAACAAAATGGTGAGTGGGCATGTAATGTACAACAAGCAACAGGAACACATGCATTCTGTAGCATTGTAGCAGCATCCGAAAGTCTTCTCCTTTGAAGTTAAATCAGAGCAGGAGGCAGGCGGCTTCCTTGCCATTTCCGCTATGAGGAATTGGATTTAATTACATGCTATTGACCTCGAAACCAGATACCACTATATCAAGAGAGTATGGACATTGCCTAAGGAATTTTCTTATCAGAGAACGTACGTAAGCTCTTTCTTTTAGAAGGAGAACCTGATTCTTCCTTCTCTGCCACTTTTTATACTTTTTGCTAGTTTACACCTTATCAAACACCGTCCAAATTATTCAATTCCTGTCACTTTTTCTGAACCCCTTTTGGCCCTTCTTTGTCAACTTAGTACCAGAGAAAGTAACTTCCACACACCCTTCAGATGCTGTATTCTTAAACCTAGAGGCAGTGCAATGATTCCCCTAATATGCTATATATTCCTTCAGTCAGTACGAAAACTACTCTAGTGAATAGCAAGACAAGAGAAGGTAGTTCATTTTGTCAGCTCAGGACATCTTAATTCTTTCAACACAAGCAAATAAAATgtgtaaaaaataaatgaaagaagcATGCACAGAACCTTAGCTTCAGTGAGCATCCGACTGCATCGTCAACTGAATCTATGGATAGAGAAAAGGCCGTAGATGTAATTCATTAGTTAATGAGGTTTTGCTTCATTCTGACTGTTTCACTGTAGCAAAAATCACATCAGAATGGACTTGTCGGTCTCTACCTATTTCATTTTTACGAAAATCAGAATAGACCCTTTGCAATCTTGTACCAGTTCAACCATGTAAAAGCTCAGAAGGTAAGAAAAtggaataatttaaaataaattccaCTTGAAGCAAATATCTTTATCATTCACAAATTTACATCTGATGCTCGAAACAGGAAAGATTCCCACACAAGTAAATTACATTACtccaaacaaaacaacaaattgtCCACACCAGAAGCGCAGGATAACAGATCTAGAGTCCTATCTATATATCAACCTTATCTATTCCTAATCGACAGTCATATGACCTTGTAACGAACAGATTACCAATCTCTCAATCACTGTCTTCACCGCCTTCAAGATCTTCACGTCTAACGTTAGAAGGAAGTTGATCAAGTAAGCTCTCGTCATTTTTTCCGGCCAATTTCCGCTTCAAAATTTCCTCAAGAATTGATGGAATCGCTTCCATGTTGCCATCATCGTAAAATTTCAAGATCCTCGTCTTCAGTTCTGGAAGGAAGTGAGAATTCACTTTGAACGTAAGTCAAAATCTACATCACAAAGCAATCACCTATTtgtcccccccaaaaaaaaaaaaaatcacctaaATTTCACGACCAtccaaacaaaacaaagcacATACAATTCAAGTCCTTTTCTTATGTCAAAATGTAACACCAGCTGATCACCCAAccgatatatcaatttggaaggacaaagcaagcCCCAGAAAAGTACACggaaaactgaaaaagaaacgtGAAACAAAACGGTGATTGACAATCATATCTCGTGGCAATTGCCACTGTATCAAGCTCAAAAGCACTGAAAAGACCACATTTTCACTTGCACGATCGCCAAGAGAGCAATTTCAATCAAGAAAGAGCAAGAGATGAAAAATAACCGCACGTCTCTCCATCCCTAACCTTCTCTGCCGACATCATCGGCATCAT
The nucleotide sequence above comes from Eucalyptus grandis isolate ANBG69807.140 chromosome 2, ASM1654582v1, whole genome shotgun sequence. Encoded proteins:
- the LOC104421878 gene encoding uncharacterized protein LOC104421878; its protein translation is MSRNLLRSFSLRCQWNRPIISFPSSVINRVRFYSHDEQNKTQDQELDASHDADDVGREELKTRILKFYDDGNMEAIPSILEEILKRKLAGKNDESLLDQLPSNVRREDLEGGEDSD